The window CCGACATTAACACCAGCAAGTGATTGGAAAAACTTAACTTACATTACCCAAGCTTTTAGTGAAATCGCCCTTAAAAATGAGTATGACGTGGCGAAACATAGGGTGCGTAAGTGGCGAATTCCGGTACGAGTATTTGTCGAACATCAAGTGGGCGACAGGGCGCTGCACACCCAATTAGTGCAGATGCACTTAGCGCACTTAGCCGAGATTACGGGTCATGATATTCAGCTGGTGGATACGCTCTTGGATGCGAATCTGCACTTAGTGTTTACCCGTCAATCCCAATGGGAGAGCGAGGTTATGCGCTTAATGGGGCCAAGTTCGGCGAAGAATGTCCATGGCTCAGTGTGTATGGCCAAGTTTGCCCTTAATGCTAAGAGTGAAATTGAACGCGCATGGGTGATCATTCCCGTCGATCAGGCGCAAATGCACGGTAAGTTAGTGGCTTGTGTAGTTGAGGAAATTACTCAAGTGCTTGGGCTACCCAATGATTCTGAAAAAGTATTTCCCTCCATCTTTAACGATAAAACCCCGCAGGATTTACTCACAGGGCTCGATTTCATTCTGCTTAAACTGCTCTATAACCCGAGTATTCGCGCTGGTATGACGGCCGCTGAGGTCAAAGCGCCGTTGCAGTTCTTGCTCGAACAATGGCAGCGTGATGGCACACTTACCCATGCCGATAAAACCGTGCGTCAAGGGCAGTTATACCCTTTATTAGGTTATTGATGCTTGAGTGTTACTGCGAAAGTTGACATTGCTCGCATGCGACCAATTAATTCTTTTTCTTTGAGGAATAAGGGCATAGTCTAGCTTTATACAAGGTAAAAACGTTGGAGGGACACCATGCGAATGACACTGCAGTTTTTAGGAGCGACAGAGGAAGTGACCGGCTCGTGCCATTTACTCTCGGTCGATCATGAACACTTATTGCTTGATTGTGGTTTGATCCAAGGTGGTAAAGCGGATGAACTGCGTAATCATGATCCCTTCGCCTTCGACCCTGAGTCTATTTCCGCTGTTGTGCTCAGCCATGCCCATATCGACCATTCAGGGCGTTTACCACTCTTAGTTAAAGCGGGTTTTGATGGGCCAATCTACACCCATAAAGCCACGGCAGAACTGTGCGCCATTATGCTCAAAGATGCGGCCATGCTGCAGACTCGCGACACCGAAAGGGTCAATAAAAAGCGCGCTAAACATGATCTTGAACCCCTAGAACCGCTTTTCACTGTTGAAGATGCCGAACAAGCCATT of the Shewanella baltica genome contains:
- a CDS encoding DUF2927 domain-containing protein, with product MQTWLKASTHYYKGLMLPACRRFWRSLCMSLGLCLSLLALPLYAAQTQPALIPTLTPASDWKNLTYITQAFSEIALKNEYDVAKHRVRKWRIPVRVFVEHQVGDRALHTQLVQMHLAHLAEITGHDIQLVDTLLDANLHLVFTRQSQWESEVMRLMGPSSAKNVHGSVCMAKFALNAKSEIERAWVIIPVDQAQMHGKLVACVVEEITQVLGLPNDSEKVFPSIFNDKTPQDLLTGLDFILLKLLYNPSIRAGMTAAEVKAPLQFLLEQWQRDGTLTHADKTVRQGQLYPLLGY